Proteins from a single region of Pseudomonas ekonensis:
- a CDS encoding crotonase/enoyl-CoA hydratase family protein, which yields MNQPAAGRVSRERLGHVYLIGLDRAAKRNAFDLDLLNDLSLAYGEFEADADARVAVVFGHGEHFTAGLDLANASAALAQGWQVPGGGCDPWGVFAGPRVSKPVIVAAQGYCLTIGIELMLAADINLCASNTRFAQMEVQRGIFPFDGATLRFHQVAGWGNAMRWLLTGDEFDAHEALRLGLVQEVMASEDLLPRAIELAERIARQAPLGVQATLMSARQARYDGETAAAQGLPPLVKKLLASEDAREGVRSLVERRAGVFKGV from the coding sequence ATGAATCAGCCCGCCGCCGGTCGCGTCAGCCGTGAACGACTCGGACACGTGTACCTGATCGGCCTGGACCGCGCCGCCAAGCGCAATGCCTTCGACCTGGATCTGCTCAATGACCTGAGCCTGGCCTACGGCGAATTCGAGGCCGACGCAGACGCCAGGGTGGCGGTGGTGTTCGGCCATGGCGAGCACTTCACTGCCGGGCTCGACCTGGCCAATGCCAGCGCCGCCCTCGCCCAGGGCTGGCAGGTGCCCGGCGGCGGTTGCGACCCGTGGGGCGTGTTCGCCGGCCCCAGGGTCAGCAAACCGGTGATCGTCGCGGCCCAGGGCTACTGCCTGACCATCGGCATCGAGCTGATGCTCGCCGCCGACATCAACCTGTGCGCCAGCAACACCCGGTTCGCGCAGATGGAAGTCCAGCGCGGGATCTTTCCGTTCGACGGTGCGACGTTGCGCTTTCATCAGGTGGCCGGCTGGGGCAACGCGATGCGCTGGCTGCTGACCGGCGACGAGTTCGATGCCCATGAGGCGCTGCGCCTGGGCCTGGTGCAGGAGGTCATGGCCAGCGAAGACCTGTTGCCCCGGGCCATCGAACTGGCCGAGCGGATTGCCCGACAGGCGCCTTTGGGGGTACAGGCAACGCTGATGTCGGCGCGCCAGGCCCGTTATGATGGCGAGACGGCGGCGGCCCAAGGGTTGCCGCCGCTGGTGAAGAAGCTGCTGGCCAGCGAGGATGCCCGGGAGGGCGTGCGGTCTTTGGTGGAGCGGCGGGCCGGGGTCTTCAAAGGGGTCTGA
- a CDS encoding DODA-type extradiol aromatic ring-opening family dioxygenase, producing the protein MLPSLFISHGSPMLALEPGASGPALARLAADMPRPKAIVIVSAHWESHDLLVASHPQPETWHDFGGFPRALFEVQYPAPGHPQLAGEVAERLIANGLPARLDPQRPFDHGVWVPLSLMYPQADIPIVQVSLPTRGGPALQTRVGQALAGLRAEGILLIGSGSITHNLRELDWHAGPDSVEPWARDFRDWMIDQLAADDEAALHDYRRQAPNAVRSHPSDEHLLPLYFARGAGGKFSVAHQGFTMGALGMDIYRFG; encoded by the coding sequence ATGCTTCCAAGCCTGTTCATTTCGCACGGCTCGCCGATGCTCGCGCTCGAGCCCGGCGCCAGCGGCCCCGCCCTCGCGCGACTGGCCGCCGACATGCCCCGGCCCAAGGCCATCGTCATCGTTTCCGCCCATTGGGAAAGCCATGATTTGCTGGTCGCCAGCCATCCGCAGCCGGAAACCTGGCATGACTTCGGCGGCTTCCCCCGCGCCCTGTTCGAGGTGCAGTACCCGGCACCGGGCCATCCGCAACTGGCCGGCGAAGTCGCCGAACGGCTGATCGCCAACGGCCTGCCCGCCCGCCTCGACCCGCAACGTCCGTTCGACCATGGCGTGTGGGTGCCGTTGTCGCTGATGTATCCGCAGGCAGACATACCGATCGTGCAGGTGTCTTTGCCCACCCGCGGCGGCCCGGCGCTGCAGACCCGGGTCGGCCAGGCGCTGGCCGGCCTGCGCGCAGAAGGCATCCTGCTGATCGGCTCCGGCAGCATCACCCACAACCTGCGCGAACTGGACTGGCATGCCGGCCCGGACAGCGTCGAACCCTGGGCCCGGGACTTCCGCGACTGGATGATCGACCAGCTGGCGGCGGACGACGAGGCCGCGCTGCACGATTACCGCCGGCAGGCGCCGAATGCGGTGCGCAGCCACCCCAGCGACGAACACTTGCTGCCGCTGTATTTCGCCCGTGGCGCCGGAGGCAAGTTCAGCGTTGCCCATCAGGGCTTCACCATGGGTGCGCTGGGCATGGACATCTATCGCTTCGGCTGA